In Gossypium hirsutum isolate 1008001.06 chromosome D01, Gossypium_hirsutum_v2.1, whole genome shotgun sequence, the genomic window GGGtatagtaaaaatatttttaaaaaagaaatatataaataaatatgacaCTTGTTACATCCTTAACCGATTTGTGAAGTCTAAAAAAACTCCACAAGttgtgtatcaaataattatatttaataatttgttGATTTTAGATTCTTTTTAGAAAGAGTTAATCACACCATACATTCCTAAAATATAACCTTCATTCTAAATTGGTACTCAAAcgttaaaatattctaattatatcACCAAACTATCGAGGTTATATCAATAAGGTTTTTTCATTgctaaaatcattaattatttgttaaataagtTGCCAAATCTTATGTGTCATAGTTTAAAATGAGAAGCttagagaaaaataaatattgtaaaaatattgattttgagGTTTTTGAAGCTTTTACAAAAGCTTTATCGctcactttttttttactttatttttagtgttttacttttaaaaattatgcgattacattttattttaaaaaaatattttaaattatgccaTACAAGATTTGACATGTTATTTAATGGTTAAAGTAACAGTTTTAATAATTGAAGGTCACGATTGATATAACATCAATAATTTgaggatgtaattagaatatttgAAGCTTGTGGGCCAATTTAGAATGATAGTCAAAGTTTTTGGATGTTGGACGCAATTaactcttaaaaatattttagccataaatttacaaaatagacTGTTTGATGGGTTAAAACATGCTCCAAGCCCTTATAATTTTCatacatttggaatttaatctttcttcttttttaaaattaagaatttagagttaattgttaacactattaaaattaatCTGTTAAAGTTGTtagtgtgatattttaaaataacaaaatttattttgtagTCATGTAACCAAAAAATGAATTTGTaatataaaaactttaataatGATAAGAATTGATGCATTTTTAAATCCAGTAATAGAGAAACTatattccaaaaaaataaaagcttgtaaacataaaaaaggtaaaaattcttaagcatattttaaacaaacaaacaaaaaaaaaatcataccagattttaagataaaaaatattattgtaaaCTAGAGATGTTTATGGGTCGGGCCTGactcaactaaaattttaggcccatttgttAGACTTGTGTTTGATTCGGTCCGaaaaaaaatgggcttaaaattttgtctaaattaggtttggataaaaatgctaaaacccaaGTCTAGTTTAGCCTGcccgtattaaaattttatattatttttatataatttttaaatatatataatacataaaaatactaaaaatattaaaataaatatttttcaacaaattaaaaataaattttaaaaaatatgtatacttaaataacactaagatagatgcaacttaacaagcaaatacctctaaaataataaaattaacaataaaacaagtggtATACAATAtgcaaacaataacaacaaaatagtagtaacataatagtgaaatgatagcaaaatagggagaaaacaacaaaaaaaatagcaGAGTTTTTTTGTCCTTTTGTGAAATTGGGTTTGCTCGAGCCTAGGCTAAAATGTATCACCTGAGGcttggcccattttttaaacggaccTTATTTTTTTACCTAAGCCCATTATTCGAGTTTAtgtttttgcccaaaccctcccactttttgGGTGATCCTTTGAGCCAGGCCGAGTGTCTCGACCCATGAGCAGTTCTATTCCAAACTATATAGCTTTTTCCACTTAAGCGCTTAAATTATGTTTTGGTAAAAAGTGGTATCTAAATTTGAACTTGGTTACTAATTttgatattgataaatttaataaaataaaaggtttaaataaaataaataaaataaaataaaagtttttcctTCTCTCTATTATCCCatgtttcatctttctttccgtCTCTTTCATGACAGTGGCGAGAAGCAACTGTGGGGGAAAGGGAAAATATGGAATTTCTCTTTATATGTGGTTCATAAGGAAAGAGCAAAGCAGTGAATGggatttattgtttttttattttaacagtAAAGAGGTTCTCCAACTTTAGGATTTCCCCgctttaatttggtttattattataaaactcAAATCCTCAAGTAGctaaatttatgaatttatgtCATTGTCAGTTTCtgtttataattcatattttataaaatttgatcttatttcatttaattagtttTCTGAACAAGAATATTCACACCATACATGACCGGTTTTCTCCTTTTTGCCACGGCCTATAAAATCATGAATGAATACCAAAATCATGACCGGTTTGGACcatatttgacaaaaaaaattaattcagatACTTAAATGGGAAAAGTACTATAGTTTGGgggctaatttttttatttaagccaaAAGATAAATCAGAACAGAAACTATTAACTTACACGCTTTCATTCCATAAAACTTGTAccaaaaagataataaaaaagcTTATTAGTTAATTGATTCCTGatctatactttaattttcatattagtccttaaacatttttatatctaAAGTCATCCTTAAACTATTAATTTGGTctcattttacttaaaaaattaaacaagatTCAAAAAGAATGTTCCACATGTCACATTTTTATTGGTTGAtatcatattttggtaaattggGACAGAATTGATAGTTTAGGACCATTTTGGGAAAAAAGCTCTAAAGATTAATAAGAAAATTAGGATATAATTTAGGGGCAATTTACTAATAAAGCCAAAAAATATATACACGTTGTAATAAAAACGCCAATTTTGGAAAAACGCGCCCAACGTCCCTAACTAACGTAACGCATCCTTCATTTGGATGGGCGGTTAGTTGGTGTCCGTACATTCTCTCTCTCAATTCAAATGTCATCCTCTCTTCTTATATTATTACCATTTCCACCTTAACCTTATACTACCcatttcactttatttccttCCATTTTCCTCTGCCAACCCAAACAAAACCTCTCTAATTCCCTTTCCTTTTCGACGATGAGAGAAATCCTTCACGTTCAAGGAGGCCAATGTGGGAACCAAATTGGATCCAAGTTTTGGGAAGTGATCTGCGGGGAACACGGCGTTGATCCTACTGGAAGGTACAATGCTGATGGTGAATCATCCGATAACCACCTGGAGCGGATCAATGTGTATTATAACGAGTCTTCCGGTGGAAGGTACGTTCCTCGTGCGGTTCTCATGGATCTTGAACCCGGTACTATGGATAGTATCAGATCTGGTCCCTACGGCCAGATCTTTAGGCCTGATAATTTCGTCTTTGGACAATCTGGCGCTGGAAACAATTGGGCCAAGGGTCATTACACTGAAGGTGCCGAGTTGATTGATGCTGTTCTTGATGTTGTTCGTCAAGAGGCTGAGAATTGTGATTGCTTGCAAGGTATACGCATTATTCCCCTACTTTTACATTTTCATACTAATCGAAATCTATTTTCCAAAGATTCTTTTCTTAgaaatttggatttgattttcgTAGAATTGATTCTAGCAGTATTCTTTTAATTGCAGTTTACTTGATCCATTCCATCATAATTACTCTTCCTTTTTTACCTCAGTGCTTGAaactttttatctattttattgcCATAGCACTATTGCGATAATGATATAGAATTGCTTTTGATGTTTATCGTTTGATTTCCTTACGACGATGACCATATCAAGCTGAAATCATCTCAATTTCAGTTTCACCTATCCCAACAATCTGTAAACAATAGCAAAATCTTCAAAATTATAAAAGACAATTTACTTTGAAAATTACATGAAATGACTGCTTATTTGTTCCATTATCAACCTTCTCTTTAGTTGGCTAATGGTTAGGAGTAATATTTAGTTAACCAAACTGCGGTGTTATTAGTAAGCTTCTTTTTGTCTGGTGTGGAGGCAAAAGAGGCCATAGTTCTTAATCTACCTTTtgttacatatataaatatacatatataagcagaATTATTTATctgtagttttttttattttcttttcatgttaCGACTTTGATTGCCCAACAACATTTCATTTTGTCTTTAATACTACCGACAACTTTGGTGGAGCCTTGATAAACCTTTTAATGCATTTGGTGGAGCATTGGGGATCCTTACCAACTCACCGTCATATGAATGCAGtctttacattattattattatggctTGGCCAATATTTTTACATCTGAATCTTGAAGAACAAGAAAAATGAAAGTATCTAAATGAGCATGGAGAATCATAACTAACATGCATAAATGCACACACCATGTGACTGTTGTATCAATCAAATGGTAAATTGTAACATTGGCATGAGTATCAGATCTCGTGTTATGCAAAATTTTGAAGAGTAGtaagtttaaaatataaagaGATAACCATCTTTCTAGATCTAGATCTATCTGAAAGGGACAAATGTTGTCATTATCTGATAATGGTTTGACTGCTGTGAAAGATTTGGTTTGTTGCTATTATAACTGTAGTAACATTAGATCATGATAATGGTGGATTATTGAATTAATCCATATTAAGGGCCGTTGTTGATTCcgtttagggttttaaaagtgTTTTTCATCGCAGAAGCAATGAATAACACCTAGTATTTTGGGTTAAAATTGCGGTGGAAATATGTTTTTTCATTCAAAtgtaaaaattgatatttaagtgTTTTAGACTTATGGCttttacttttgaaaaattatgaaaatacttttatttatataaattatttaaatgatatataaaaaattagattaatttatatttaatgtatcaatatttaaattatttaaataatttacatatcattatattaaattatttaaatatcatttatcattatattaaatttttaaatataatttattattatatttgtttttaaaatattttatatatcattaatttaaaaaataatttatattaattaattaattaaaagatatttaaaatttatactttatatattaccatgttaaattatttcaatatcatataccttaaataaacttttaaaaacaaTAGTTTGGAGCGTGATACTTTTATCTTTCGGGTAAATTCTTTCGCTTTTAGATAAGGGTTAGTTTAAAAAGTCACTTAGTGTTCATATTATCGGCTAAATAACATGAAAATTTTCCCTTTGAATTGTCTGATGAAGCGAACTTGTTTATATTACTTCTGGAACAGGCTTTCAGGTATGCCATTCGCTTGGAGGAGGCACAGGCTCAGGCATGGGAACTCTCCTGATATCGAAAATCAGAGAGGAATATCCTGACAGGATGATGATGACATTCTCTGTTTTCCCTTCACCTAAAGTCTCCGATACAGTTGTGGAGCCGTATAATGCCACCCTCTCTGTGCATCAATTGGTTGAGAatgctgatgaatgcatggttcTTGACAACGAGGCACTTTATGATATTTGCTTCAGGACATTGAAGCTCACTACTCCAAGCTGTGAGTGATAACATATTCATCTTGATGAATGGCTTGCTATAAAGGTGAAACGATTTAAATTAGTGAAGCTAACTGTGAACTTTTAATCTTGCAGTTGGGGATCTGAACCACTTGATATCTGGAACAATGAGTGGTGTAACATGCTGCCTAAGGTTCCCTGGACAGCTGAACTCAGACCTCCGGAAGTTGGCTGTGAACCTGATCCCATTCCCACGTCTTCACTTCTTTATGGTCGGGTTTGCACCACTTACATCCCGTGGTTCCCAGCAATACATTTCGCTCACTGTTCCGGAGTTGACACAGCAGATGTGGGATGCCAAGAACATGATGTGTGCTGCTGACCCTCGCCATGGTCGCTACCTAACAGCCTCAGCTATGTTCCGAGGCAAGATGAGCACCAAAGAGGTTGATGAACAGATGATCAACGTTCAGAACAAGAATTCATCTTACTTCGTGGAGTGGATTCCCAATAATGTGAAGTCCAGTGTTTGTGATATTCCACCAAAGAACCTAAGGATGGCATCGACTTTTGTGGGGAACTCAACATCAATCCAGGAGATGTTTAGGAGGGTAAGTGAACAATTCACAGCAATGTTCCGTCGCAAGGCGTTTTTGCATTGGTACACTGGTGAAGGGATGGATGAGATGGAGTTCACAGAAGCAGAAAGCAATATGAATGACTTGGTTGCAGAGTATCAGCAATACCAGGATGCGGCCGTGGATGATGAAGGGGAGTACGAGGATGATGTCGATGGTGTGGAGGACGATTATGAGTCCTAAATGAAACTCCAACGATAGACCTTTTCTAGCTTGTATTGTAATAATACTATTACTACTACGTGGCTGATAGTGTTTGTATAACTTTTCTGGTTTGCTCGTATATTGTATTTCTCACGATGATGGCTTGTATTGTAATAATACTATTACTACTACGTGGCTGATAGTGTTTGTATAACTTTTCTGGTTTGCTCgtatattgatgatgatgatgatgatgatgatgatgtttctTTTTGCTTCTTTCCGACtcaaataaagaaaatttatcaatttaaacctTTCATTCTTCAATTCAACACCCACTATAATCCCCATTTTAAAtattgctttatatatatatattaatttattaacaaaTTATTATAACACATCTAtaagtttatttattaattaatgtaaattttcatattttaaataaatatttaaaaaattatgaaaaattcaaaatatgaaaataaaaaatatatataaaatttgatgttatttaAACCGGACTGGATCAGCCAGTTGGATTGAGAACTGATTAGGGTATCGATTTGATGACAGGTAAATAATCATTAACCATAAACCAGTACGAATTTATTGAACCGAgctaaaaaatcaattgaacctAACATTCTAATCGATTTCGAACTGGTCTAACCAATTGGTTCCCAGAATGACCACTTCGTCCAgttcaaagcaaataaattattaaaaaaaattggttcaattgctagtttaattgatttttagcGTAGTTTAATTAGCCCATACCTGTTTTTGGGtcaatctaattttaaaatttttaaacttttttagttctcaacatttacatttttttgtcaatttcgTTCACACCCTTTAAAAGAAcgtaaatttattttgaaaatttaaaatttattttttcttcttttaaagaaaaaaataaaaatatattctttaaaaaataaaaaatatttaaaataaaaaataaaaatatttttcaaaaaaatattttaaaaatataaaaattaaattttatctaaattggACCGGATCAATTGGATTAAGAAACAACTAGGTATCGATTCAATGAGAAGTAAAAAACTAATTGACCGACGAATCAATACGAACTTGTTGAACTGAgctaaaaaatcaattgaattcgtagttgaaccaaattttatactttttaatattttattttttatttttaataatttatttgctttgaacCAGTTAGATCAGTTGTTCTAGGAATCAATTGGTCAGGCTAGTTGAAATCAGTTCAACaactattttattatattttttaactcaGTTCAACCCATCTAAACCAATTTGCATGtcaactagaggtgctcatgggccgggtcgggcttAGAAAAAAATTTGGCCCGTGTCCTAGGtctgggcccggcccgaaatatgggcctaaaattttgtccaggcccggccTGGGAAGAAAATCATaaacccgagcccggcccggcccgacccattttttaaataaacaccaaaaaatttaaaaaaataaaaaagtattttaaaaataaaaaataaatatttttattatattcgggccgggccgagcccgggccaaaaaagtgttGCTCGAGgctcggcccgttttctaaacgggcctcatttttttgcccaaacctatatttcgggcctatatttttacccgaaccctctcatatttcgggcgggccgggccaggccgccCAACCCATGAGCAGCTCTAGTGCAACCAATTTTTACCTATTGTTAGACTAATAACCCAGTCGGTTCTCCATCCAACTAGTTGGTCTGATCCAGTTTAGATGATAatgaaatttgagatttttttgtatttttaaaataatatttatttttttatttttttaatttgaagtgtttttatatgtttttataatttttttatgtttttatttaaaaatatgaaaaaagtaatttttaaattttttatgtacttttaaagggtaaggaccaaattgataaaagaatGTTAATgttaaaggttaaatttttttttagcttCAACAATTTAAAATTGACAGTAAAATTAGATGGTGggaccaaaatttttaaataaaaaatacaagaactcaatgtctgaaaattaaaatatatgaaataaaattttaaatttaaaaaattatgaagtaAAAGAATATTGAGATTAAATGAGAGCTGAAGATATGTATTATATAGATATAAAATTGCATGTACATGTTTATAATAAAATGTAgggaattttataaataaatcttACATGCCAACATTTAACAAGGACAGCACCATCGAATTATATTGAATCTTTaaattattacataaattttGTTTAATGTTTTCACATTTATGAACTAACCTAAAAATATATGTCAACTCAACAGTTGATAGCTTGAAACAGAGGCCACGTGTCAGTCGGGGGTCTATTCTCTGTATCTACGACTCCATTAATATACCTTCCAAACAGATGAATGCTGCC contains:
- the LOC121213888 gene encoding tubulin beta chain, which gives rise to MREILHVQGGQCGNQIGSKFWEVICGEHGVDPTGRYNADGESSDNHLERINVYYNESSGGRYVPRAVLMDLEPGTMDSIRSGPYGQIFRPDNFVFGQSGAGNNWAKGHYTEGAELIDAVLDVVRQEAENCDCLQGFQVCHSLGGGTGSGMGTLLISKIREEYPDRMMMTFSVFPSPKVSDTVVEPYNATLSVHQLVENADECMVLDNEALYDICFRTLKLTTPSFGDLNHLISGTMSGVTCCLRFPGQLNSDLRKLAVNLIPFPRLHFFMVGFAPLTSRGSQQYISLTVPELTQQMWDAKNMMCAADPRHGRYLTASAMFRGKMSTKEVDEQMINVQNKNSSYFVEWIPNNVKSSVCDIPPKNLRMASTFVGNSTSIQEMFRRVSEQFTAMFRRKAFLHWYTGEGMDEMEFTEAESNMNDLVAEYQQYQDAAVDDEGEYEDDVDGVEDDYES